The DNA region CGGTCGAGTGATCGACTGGGGGGCGACCGACGACTACGTCGACGAGATTATCGCGGAGTACGACGTGCGCCCGCCCGATCCCTCGGCAGACGCGCACTCGCTCTCAGGCGGGAACCAGCAGAAGTTCATCGTCGGCCGCGAGTTCGAGCGCGACCCCTCGTTGGTCGTCGCCGCACAACCGACTCGAGGGGTCGACATCGGGAGCATCGAGTTCATCCACAACCGACTGCTCGACCTCCGTTCGGCGGGGAAGGCCGTGTTGCTCGTCTCCTCGAAACTCGACGAGGTGACCCAGCTTTCCGATCGACTCGCGGTAATGCACGACGGTGAAATCGTCGCGGTTGTCGACCCCGACGCCGTCAGCGAGGAGGAACTCGGCCTGCTCATGGCCGGCGAACGGCCAGACGGACTCGACGTCGACGGCGCTCGAGTTGGGAGGTCCGTCGCATGAACGGTGACGACAGCACGGACGGCACGGACGGCAGCTGGCGCGACCGCGGCGGCGCAACCCTCGACCGACTCGTCGACGCCTCGGCCGCCGAGCGCATCGCGATCAGTCTCACGGCGCTGGTCTTCGCCATCGTCGTCGGCGCAGTGCTGGTGTTCGTTTCCGGCTTCGTCGCCGACTGCTCGAGTCCCTTCATCTACCTGCCGGGACTGGGGTACGGCTGTTACAACCCGCTCGAGGTCTACTGGACGATCCTTGCCGGCTCGTTCGGCTCCTTCAGCGACCTCGGACAGACGCTGTTAGAGACCACGCTATTGTTGTTCACCGGACTCTCGGTCGCAGTGGCCTTTCGAGCCGGGCTGTTCAACATCGGCACGCAGGGACAGATGGTGCTGGGCGGGTTGGCGACGGCGATGACGGTGCTCACCGTCGGCGAGTTCCTCCCAGCGAACCTGCTGGGTTCGCTCGTCGTGATCCCGCTCGGCGTCGCCGTCGGCGCCGTCGTCGGCGGGATCTGGGGCATGATTCCCGGCCTGATGAAGGCCTACGCGGACGCTCACGAAGTGATTACGACGATCATGCTCAACTTCGTCGCCGCGGGCGTCGCCTACTGGCTCGTCCAGGTCCACATCGGCGACCTGGCGAGCGATTCGGTCCAGACGCATTCGATCCCGGCAATCGCCAGGCTCCCGGAGTCGATCGCCGGAAGCCGGTTCTCGGTCATCGCCCTGCTCGCGGCGCTGGCCGTCGCCGTCGGTATCGCCCTCCTGTACACGCGGACCGTCCTGGGCTACGACCTGCGGACGAGCGGCATCCAGGAGACTGCCGCCGAGTACGGCGGAGTCGACGCAAAACGCAACGTTGTCACGAGCATGACGCTCTCGGGCGCCCTGGGCGGCATCGCGGGCGCCGTCTACGTCATGATGGTCCAGTACCGCTGGCAGGCCGGCATTCCGTCGCTCGGCTTCGACGGCATCGCGGTCTCCATCCTGGCCGGAAACAATCCCATCGGCGTGATTCCGGCCGCCCTCCTGTTCGGCACGCTGAAGAGCGGGAGCCTGGCCGTGGACATCTCCCTCGGCGTTCCGAACGAACTCATCGAAGTACTCAGGGGGCTGATTATCCTCTTCATCGCGATGCCGGAGTTCTTCCGCATGATCGGCAAGCGCTACGGCTACGGCACCGACCCAGTGGCAACCGACGGAGGTGAGAGCCAGTGAGCGCGTCGACGATCACCGGGCGACAGCGACTCGCCCTCGGGGCGGTCGTCAGCGGCCTGTTCGTCCTCGCCGTCGCCCTCCTCCTCGTCGACGGCGGCCGCGAAATCGCGGTCGACGTCGCCGGCGTCTTCACCGCCTCTTACCTCGGATCGGCGCTCCGACTCACCGTCCCAATCGCCTTCGCCGCGATGGGCGGCATCTTCGCCGAAAAGTCCGGCGTCATCAACATCGGCCTCGAGGGCCTCCTCATCATCGGCGCGCTGAGTGCCATCGCGACCAACTACGCCCTCGGGCTCGAGTCTACGCCGATCGATGCAAACCCGTGGCTGGCGCTGCTGGCCGCCGTACTCGCGAGCGCGTTCGTCGCGTTTCTGTTTGCTGCGGTCTGTATCGAGTTCAAGGCCGATCAGATCATCGCCGGACTCGCCGTCTGGCTGATCGCCCTGGGCGCCGCGCCGTTCGTCAGCGTCATCATCTGGGGGCAACGGAACAGCCCGCGAGTCGGGATGTTCTCATCGATTTCGATTCCAGGTCTCTCCGCGCTTCCTGGCATCGGTGCGATCTTTTCGATCACGCCTCCGGTGCTCCTGTTGTTGCTAGCGGTGCCGTTCTCGTGGTTCCTTCTCAACCGGACCACCTTCGGGATGCGTCTCGAGGCCAGCGGTGAGGATCCGAAATCGCTCGATACGGCCGGCGTCGACGTCCGAAAAGTGCGCTACGCTGGCGTCATCCTGTCGGGTATTTACTGCGGAATCGGCGGTGCCGGACTGGCGCTCAACACGGGCACGTTCGTCGGGACCGGCGACACGATGATCGACGGCCGGGGCTGGATCGGCCTGACTGCGTACCTGATCGGGAACTACAACCCCGTCGGGGCGTTCCTCGCGTCGTTCCTCTTCGCGGGCCTCGACGCGCTCCAGCTCGAACTTCAGCAGATCTCCACGATCACCATCTCCTCGACGCTCGTCGGCATCGTCCCCTACGTCGCCGTCCTGGTCGTGCTCACGTTCGTCGGTCGCACTCGGATGCCGTCGGCCGCGGGCGAACACTACGACTCCGACGAGTAGTCGTTCTCCAACTCAAGTCTCGAGTTGCACGTTTCGGTCAGAACCCGTCCCGCAGGAACACCGACCGCGCGGGAAACAGCGTCTCGAGCGTCTCGAGCGTCCCCGGAGATACATCGAGACGACCCGCACGCTCGAGCGCCCGAGCCGGACGGACGCCGACGGCGAGTTGTGACAGCGTTCCAACGTCGAGCGCGATGTTTGAGTCCGGCACGGGTACGCGTTCGCAGGTACCATCGCCACTCTCGACCGAGAGTTCGAACACACCGTCGTTCCACGTAGCCAGCGGGTCGTCGACGGCGAGCGTCACGCTGGCGTCGACGGTCGGATACGAGAGCACCGACAGCGCCCGCGAGACGTCGACAATCCGGACCATCGGGCCACCCTCGAGTTCGGTCTCGAGGTCGTCCGGATCGCTCGCGACGTCGAGAAGTGGCGTGTCGACTGGTAGGCGAAAGCGAACGGTCTGGACCTGTGAATCGTGGTCGCGACAGAACGACAGGAGCGCCAGGAACGCCTCGACGTCGGTGTAGGCGAGTTCGGCGACGTCCATCGTCCGATCGCCCCAGTCGCCGTCGATCGTGTACTCGAGGTAACCCGCCGGCTCCCCGTCGCGTTCCCAGACGGCGACGAACGGGTCCGTCTCCCAGTTCTCGAAGACGCGGTAGCGCCACCAGTCGGCGTCGCGATTGATCGAAAGGTCGTAGCGCGCGGCGTGGTGTCCGTATACCGGGTCGAGGGTCTCGTAGTCGTCGGCCTCGAGCCGACGGTATCGGCCGTTTTCGATGGTTCCCGCCTCGAGCCGCGTCCGGGCGAACGAGAGGTCCGCGGGGTCGCACTCGACTCGAAGCTGGCGGTTGGCCGTCGTCCAGCCGTACTGACGGTAAAACCGGTGGCGAAACGGCCAGAGGGCCGCGAGCGTCGCACCCCGGTCGCGGTACTCCTCGAGCGAGGCGGCCAGCAGGTCCCGGACGTAGCCGCTCCGGCGGTGTTCCGGCGGCGAGGCGACGGAGGCGAGGCCAGCCACCGAGTGTTCGTCGCCGCGGACGTGAACGTCGAACCAGTAGTGTTTGCAGACACAGAACGGATCTCCACCCCCGTCCGGGAACAGCCCCCGTCGGTCGCCGAGGAGCGCTCGCGGCCGGTCGTGTTCCGCCGGATCGTACGCCGGCGGGCCGTCGGTGGGTGTGAATGCGTAGGAGACGTACTCGTGAAATCGATCGCGCTCGTCCTCGGAGAGTGCCCGATAGATCGTCATAATCGATGAGCGAGAGGCCAGTTCGAAGAATGTTTGTGTCCCATGTGTCACGATAACACGCGATCGTTTCTGTGGTGTTACAGGTTTCCCCGGAAACCGTCCAAACGCTAATGGTTGATTACCGAGCGACCAATCAATGACCGCTTCGGGCTCGAGTACGAACCGGTTCCCCCATCCGAACGGCACGCCGCATCCCGGTTTGGTGACGCAGCGATAGGGCGATTGAAATCCGCAATCACTGTCCGCATCGTCCGACGACAGTCGTGGATCGAGGACGACACGGCCAGCGCCAGTCTCGCTCGCTCCGATTCAGGACGCGCGCTCTCGAAGAGGTACGTCTTGGTTGCTGAGTGGACGACGTCGCCGGAAACAGGATATTTCCACCGAGAGCAACGTCTAGCGTAAAGTCGGGTGGGGACCATCGTTCGGGTATGGTTCACACACAACCCGCACAGGTAACGGTTCCCGACTGGCTTCAGGATCCGATCGCCGAACTGGTGACGTTTCTGCCGCGACTCGTCGGCGCGCTGGTGATCCTAGCCATCGGCTGGATCATCGGCCGCCTCGCCGGCCGCGTCGTCATGCGAATCGCCGACGGCATCGAACTCGACCGCATGGTACTCGAGACGCCGCTCGGGCGCATTCTCGGTGGAACAGAGCAGGCCGTCTCGAGAACGTTCGGCAAACTGGCGAAGTGGTTCGTGTACGCCCTCGCGATTCTCGCGGCCGCGAACGCCCTCGCGATCGCACTCCTGTCGGAGTGGATCTCGACCGCGGTCTCGTACCTGCCGGCGTTCATCGCGGGCCTGCTCGTCATCGTCTTCGGGTTCATCGTCGCTGACTTCGTCGGCGACATGATCGAGCGGACTCGAGCAGCGACCCAGACGGTCTACACGTCCTGGTTCGCCGACGGTGCTCGGGTGTTCCTCTACTTCACGGCCATCGTGATCGGCCTCGGGACGATGGGCATCGACGTCGGCATCCTGTTAGTCTTCGCGCGAGCGCTCGCGTGGGGCCTGGCCGCAGCCGTGGCGATCGGCGCCGGCGTCGCCTTCGGCTGGGGCGGCAAGGACTACGTCGCCGAGAACATCGACGGCTGGATGCGCCGGACGAACTCGATGACGCCGTCCGATGAGTCGTCCGATCAGCGACGGAGCGAGAGTAGTGCTGGAACGGGGAGCGGGTCCAGCGCTCGAACGGACCGCGAACCCGGTCCTGGCGCGGACTCGGACGACTGAGCTCGGTCACTGGACGGCCGGCCGCGCCGCTTTCGGTTCCGCCAGTTTCGAGAAGAGCGGCTTGACCGGAACGACGACGTACGTTTTTACCAATCGACCGTTAACCGAGCGCCACTTCTCCACGCGCGCGACGGCGTGGGCGTCGTACAGCGACTCGAGCGTCTCGATCACCGCGTCGAACGCGGCGGTGTCGAACGTCTCACGTGGAACGCGGTCGGTGACGACGGCGAGGCGTCGGCGCCGCGCGTAGACGTCGAGTCGACCCTCGAACGCGAACTCGGCGTCCTGGATCAGGTCGTGAAGTGCGCCCATCGTCGGTGCCGACGATTCCGTCGGCAGGGAGATGTACGCCTGATATTCGTCCGGCCGTTCCGCGACGTACCGTTTCCACAGGCGTTTCAGCACGGTTCGGTCACCTCGAGTCCAGCGTCGGAGCCGGACCCGGCCCCATCCCTCCTCCGATCACGTACGCTCGCCATCCTTGGCCGTGACTTCTCGCCACCGGTAATACGTCCTTTGTTGTTCGTCGGTCTCGATACCCTGAAAGTCTGTTTTTCGTGATGATGGCTGATTCGAGAGAGCTATGTGTAATTGCTCACTACCGCCACGCGATGCCCACTCGTCTCCTCGAGTCGACGCGGTTCGTGACTGTCATGTCGGCGACACTCGTCGCCGCTGGCGTCGCCATCAGCAGCGGTTTGACGCCCTCGGTACGGTCGCTCGCGGCGCTGTGTCTCGTCTCGGTCGGACTCGCCGGCGTCGCGATCGAGGTGAGCGAACGCCCGCTCGAGGGCGTTCATCGGGCGGCAGTTCGCTGGTGGGCGGTCGCCTTCGTCGCCTTCCTCCCCTACGGACTCGTGGCGGCGCCCTCGAGCGAGGGAGCGACGGCGGTCGCCAATTCCCTGTCCGGCACGATACCGCTCGTCGCGTTCGAAGTCGGTGCCGGGAGCGCGTTCCTGTGTGCGATTGCGGTAACGACGCTCTACGCGATGGCGCGCTACGGCGTTCATCCAGGACGGCCACGGCCCGAAGAGCGGATTCTGGCCGAGGGCGACGACTGACTCGAATTGCCGTCGCGATCCGATAGTCGGATACGAATTTTCCAAGGCGTTTCACACACTCCTCGCGCAGCTGCCAGAATGCCGTATACGAAACGGGCTTCAGACGTGCTCGTCAACGAACGACTCGATCCGCGCCAGCGCCTCGCGTAAGTCCTCGAGGCCCGTCGCGTACGAGACCCGGAGGTGGCCCTCGCCACCGACGCCGAAGACGTCACCGGGGACGACCGCGACGCCGTACTCGCGGAGCAGTCGCTCGGCGAAGTCGTTCGCGCTCCCGTCCCACCCGTCGGGCACCTCGGGGAAGACGTAGAACGCCCCTTTCGCCTCGAAACACGGCGTTCCGATCTCGCGAAACCGCGAGATGACGAATCGGCGGCGGCGGCCGTACTGGTCCACCATCGCCTCGACGTCGTTCGCACAGGAGTCGAGCGCCTCGAGGGCCGCGTACTGGGCGGTCGTCGGCGCCGAGAGCATGCCGTACTGGTGGACGCGGTTCATCGCGCCGGTCGCCCCGGCGGGACCGAGCGCGTAGCCCAGTCGCAACCCGGTCATCGCATGAGCCTTCGAGAACCCGTTGCAGACGATCGTACGCTCGCGCATGCCCGGCAGCGTCGCGATGGACGCGTGGGTGGCGGCGCCGGGACTCGCGTCGGCGTCGCGCTCGTCGTAGGTCAACTCGGCGTAAATCTCGTCCGAGAGGACCGCGAGGTCGTGCTCGCGGGCGAACTCGGCGATGGGCTCGAGATCCGCGCGCGTCATCACGGCGCCGGTCGGATTGTTCGGATAGCACATGACGAGCAGGTCCGCAGCCTCGGCCCCGGCGGCCTCGAGTGCCTCGACCGTGAGCCGAAAGTCGTCCTCCTCTCGCGTCCGTACGGGGAGTACCTCTCCGCCCGCGAAGGTCACGCCCGGTCCGTAGGAGATGTACGCCGGCTGGGCGATGGCGACGGTGTCGCCGGGGTCGACGAACGCCCGAAAGGCCAGGTCGACGGCCTCGCTCGCGCCCGCGGTGACGAGAACCTCCTCGTCGGGGCCGTACTCGAGGCCGAAGCGGTCGGCGACGTAGCTCGAGATGGCCTCGCGAAGGTCGTACATGCCGCGGTTGGCCGTGTAGGAGGTCTTCCCTCGCTCGAGCGACTGGATGGCAGCGTCCCGGGCCGCCCACGGCGCGGAGAAGTCGGGTTCGCCGACGCCCAGCGAGATAACGTCGTCGCGCTCCTCCGCGATTTCGAAGAAGCGACGGATACCCGAGGGGCCGACCGCCTGGACGCGTTCGGCTGGCTCGAGGCTCCTGGTCATGGCGACACAGAGAGTCGGTCGTCGTCCTCGCCGTCCCCGA from Natronosalvus rutilus includes:
- a CDS encoding ABC transporter permease, producing the protein MNGDDSTDGTDGSWRDRGGATLDRLVDASAAERIAISLTALVFAIVVGAVLVFVSGFVADCSSPFIYLPGLGYGCYNPLEVYWTILAGSFGSFSDLGQTLLETTLLLFTGLSVAVAFRAGLFNIGTQGQMVLGGLATAMTVLTVGEFLPANLLGSLVVIPLGVAVGAVVGGIWGMIPGLMKAYADAHEVITTIMLNFVAAGVAYWLVQVHIGDLASDSVQTHSIPAIARLPESIAGSRFSVIALLAALAVAVGIALLYTRTVLGYDLRTSGIQETAAEYGGVDAKRNVVTSMTLSGALGGIAGAVYVMMVQYRWQAGIPSLGFDGIAVSILAGNNPIGVIPAALLFGTLKSGSLAVDISLGVPNELIEVLRGLIILFIAMPEFFRMIGKRYGYGTDPVATDGGESQ
- a CDS encoding ABC transporter permease, which gives rise to MSASTITGRQRLALGAVVSGLFVLAVALLLVDGGREIAVDVAGVFTASYLGSALRLTVPIAFAAMGGIFAEKSGVINIGLEGLLIIGALSAIATNYALGLESTPIDANPWLALLAAVLASAFVAFLFAAVCIEFKADQIIAGLAVWLIALGAAPFVSVIIWGQRNSPRVGMFSSISIPGLSALPGIGAIFSITPPVLLLLLAVPFSWFLLNRTTFGMRLEASGEDPKSLDTAGVDVRKVRYAGVILSGIYCGIGGAGLALNTGTFVGTGDTMIDGRGWIGLTAYLIGNYNPVGAFLASFLFAGLDALQLELQQISTITISSTLVGIVPYVAVLVVLTFVGRTRMPSAAGEHYDSDE
- a CDS encoding GNAT family N-acetyltransferase translates to MTIYRALSEDERDRFHEYVSYAFTPTDGPPAYDPAEHDRPRALLGDRRGLFPDGGGDPFCVCKHYWFDVHVRGDEHSVAGLASVASPPEHRRSGYVRDLLAASLEEYRDRGATLAALWPFRHRFYRQYGWTTANRQLRVECDPADLSFARTRLEAGTIENGRYRRLEADDYETLDPVYGHHAARYDLSINRDADWWRYRVFENWETDPFVAVWERDGEPAGYLEYTIDGDWGDRTMDVAELAYTDVEAFLALLSFCRDHDSQVQTVRFRLPVDTPLLDVASDPDDLETELEGGPMVRIVDVSRALSVLSYPTVDASVTLAVDDPLATWNDGVFELSVESGDGTCERVPVPDSNIALDVGTLSQLAVGVRPARALERAGRLDVSPGTLETLETLFPARSVFLRDGF
- a CDS encoding mechanosensitive ion channel family protein, coding for MVHTQPAQVTVPDWLQDPIAELVTFLPRLVGALVILAIGWIIGRLAGRVVMRIADGIELDRMVLETPLGRILGGTEQAVSRTFGKLAKWFVYALAILAAANALAIALLSEWISTAVSYLPAFIAGLLVIVFGFIVADFVGDMIERTRAATQTVYTSWFADGARVFLYFTAIVIGLGTMGIDVGILLVFARALAWGLAAAVAIGAGVAFGWGGKDYVAENIDGWMRRTNSMTPSDESSDQRRSESSAGTGSGSSARTDREPGPGADSDD
- a CDS encoding DUF1467 domain-containing protein gives rise to the protein MPTRLLESTRFVTVMSATLVAAGVAISSGLTPSVRSLAALCLVSVGLAGVAIEVSERPLEGVHRAAVRWWAVAFVAFLPYGLVAAPSSEGATAVANSLSGTIPLVAFEVGAGSAFLCAIAVTTLYAMARYGVHPGRPRPEERILAEGDD
- a CDS encoding pyridoxal phosphate-dependent aminotransferase, whose amino-acid sequence is MTRSLEPAERVQAVGPSGIRRFFEIAEERDDVISLGVGEPDFSAPWAARDAAIQSLERGKTSYTANRGMYDLREAISSYVADRFGLEYGPDEEVLVTAGASEAVDLAFRAFVDPGDTVAIAQPAYISYGPGVTFAGGEVLPVRTREEDDFRLTVEALEAAGAEAADLLVMCYPNNPTGAVMTRADLEPIAEFAREHDLAVLSDEIYAELTYDERDADASPGAATHASIATLPGMRERTIVCNGFSKAHAMTGLRLGYALGPAGATGAMNRVHQYGMLSAPTTAQYAALEALDSCANDVEAMVDQYGRRRRFVISRFREIGTPCFEAKGAFYVFPEVPDGWDGSANDFAERLLREYGVAVVPGDVFGVGGEGHLRVSYATGLEDLREALARIESFVDEHV